Below is a genomic region from Silurus meridionalis isolate SWU-2019-XX chromosome 1, ASM1480568v1, whole genome shotgun sequence.
GGGCAAAGTCATGTGATCTTCTGGTTCATTTTTTAGTGGCAGTGGTCTTGGCTCGGTTAAGGCGCTCTACCAGAGCACGGTCTGTGCCGGGGGAACAGTGAGACAGGACAGTGGTGATCTCTCCCTCGTTCCTCCTTTCAATAGCTGCATCTGCTGCCCCTTCCAAATCGCTGAAATAAAATTCAATCAATCAAAATAAATGGAGaatctgaaagaaaaataacgCATGTAATGTTGCTAAGAAAAATCGTTACCCGACTGCCAGATGGGCTTTGACCTTCTGCTCCGGTGTGACTTTCGACACGTATTTCTTGGCCTCGAATCTGTTGTTGCGTTTCACGCACACTTCAACAAAAGGCTGTAAATGAGACCAGAGTTCAGCAAACATCATAGGGCGGTttacaacaacacacacaaagtctaGGTTTCTCTTTTTTACCATGTAGCCAATGGGTGATTTCTTGCTTTTGGCAAATTTCTCAAGCTCCTCCCAGTCTGCTTTATCAGCAAGCGCTGTCAGCTTAAGCCACCAATACCTGTGAGGAAACAACACTAATGTGACTTATCCATGtgaccctctctctctctctctctctctctctctctatctatctatcttttacACAATTGATATAATCTCAACATAAAACAgtacataaattatttttttacaggcaGAAAGAACACGAGTTCAGAACACGAATAAAGCCGAGGAATAAGTCGTGACATGGCATCCTTGTATAAAGGGGCAGTGTTATACTATAATATTAAGTTAGGTGATGGGTAAATTTTAGAGAGAAGGAACAAAACATAACTCACCCTGTGTTAATCAACACTGAGCAAATACAATCAGTAACAAACTACAAATATCTTGGTATAATGCTGGACCACAAACTTAGACAGAGAATGTATTTCTTAAAGAAATTACTTTCCTTTAATAGCTATAGcagaatgtatgtgtatatatatatatatatatatatatatatatatatacacacacacacatatttatacatatgtCACCTGTGAAATTGAAACATCTGTGCGATTATCCTGCAAAAGTACATGGTAATTAATGTGTacctaaatgtttatttgccaATAACAGACATGTACCTCTTATCAGGCACTCTGAAGTCTTTGTAGAGCTGCTCGGCCTGCTTATGGAGACCCAGAGATAGCAGGGTGCACAGAGTGTCATGCAGAGAGAAACCCAGGAGACACTCGCCTTTATCCTCCTCCAGCTTCTTCTGGAAACGCAGCAGACGCATTTCCTCCTCTGTGgcctaaacaacaacaacaacaaaacaagaggccaattatataatgtatatgatataaatatgtaacagtatatgatatataaaacaatacagatggtccccgttatgccacatatatatatgtatatatatatattttttttttgcactaaatggtGCACATGTGCACTTAGTTTTGTTAGTATACCGTTCcttctgttcatttatgttATCTGATGTAGCACCTTGTATTCATCCTGTATTCCTTACCTTGGCAGCAAATTCATTCTTGGCCTTGTTGTACTCGTCTACAGCACTTTGTAACGAAGCAATTCGAGCCTCCAGCCTCTGTgatatttacacacagacactggaTTAATTCAATCGCAGAACCAAAATCTCTTACAGAGATCCCATAGTCTTTTTTAAAATCCTACTTTTTCTTTATAACTGGCTTTCACGTGGAAATTGCCCAATTCCTGGTGATCATCATCTTGATTGAAAAGATCCTTCAGCGTATCCTGTTCCTGATGCTTACAGAACTGAAACACATATGAGGAAGTGAAATGCAGAAATCCACACCATGTTGAATACTAACGCACGGTAAAGCGTGAATGGTACCTGTCTATAGAGGCTGAGGGCAACGGGCTGATTCCTAAGGGTCATGAAGAAGTCTCCTCTGTTCATCTCATTCTTTAAGTACGTCACCACTGTATACACTGTGATAGGAAAATTGAGccttttgttattaaaaaaaaaaaaaaacacaaaacacaatgtcCTCTGCCTTTAGACCTTCAAGTGGCAGAAAATACATAATAGCCCTGACAAAGCATCAGCACTGGAGACTCCATATTGCTTCCTCTTTTCGAAGAAAACTTTACCAAAAAAATGACTGTAcatttttcgtgtgtgtgtgtgtgtgtgtgtgtgtgtgtgtgtgtgtgtgtgtgtataccaagGTCAGTATCTCCACTCTCGATGGCTTTGCTGAGTGCTAACTGGCTCCTCTTCATCCTGAGCAGCAGAGGAACCTGCTCACCAGATCGAGGCTCGAACTCCAGCAGCTGAGAAATTGAAGAagagagaaatggaaaaaagaacagCAGTGAGGACTAAAGAACGAATGCAGAAAGTCAAAGTGACACGACCTTGTGCGCGTTTGCGTTTACCTTTATGGCGAGTTCGGTGCGACCGCACTCGTAGGCTTTATTTGCGATTTCGGAGTAGGAGATTCCAGCGGCGTCACCCAGCTTTAAACTGATGGTCTTTGCAATGATCTCATCAGCCTCCTCTTTCTgctgcacctacacacacacacacacacacacacacacacacacacacacacacacaaacacacacacacatgaactgtCTCAATCAATTCCACTCCTACAACAGCTTATGCTCTCTCTATAACCTTTCTAACGGTGTGATTTACTGGTGATGGAAACACACTAATAAGTGAGTTAAAAGGAATAGAAATAAATTGAGAAGCTACCAAGGGTGGTTAAGGGGAGCCACAGTCACCCCTGCCTTAGTGTGGTTCAGCCTCTACAGCATACCTTGCAGCAGGCCCAGTGTTTGAGCACACGACTCACACCCTGGTACTCAGGAGTTTTCAGATAGCGACAGATCTCGATGGCCAGAGGATACAACTTGCGATATACCAatctaagaaagaaaaaaaagaagggggaAAGACAGAGGAAGAAAGTGATCAAAATAGAAAAATTGGAATAATGACTTTCGATATCAAtaacatatttattaataactgtTTCAATATTTATCCTATTGGTTGACCTTTTTTTTCGTCTCGTTCTCATTCCTGTTTGCTAGCTTAGTACATCCgtatttttaaaaactatttgctTATTTTCTCGTTGTATTTGATACTTTTTCATCCTAGTGTAACAaagcttttataataataataataataataatggtgataTTGATAATAATACACTGACAATTATGAACAGGTTTTGTCTCACCGGTCTGTGAGCACTTGAACAGTCATCTGTTtgaactgagtgtgtgtgagcgggATTCCCACGGTGTAATCTCTCACAGCGTTTAACACTCGCAGGTCTCGACACATGGTGACAAACGGCTCGGGAGGAAAGTTACTCAGAAAACATTTCCCGAAGGAGGCTGCCTGTTGacagagtgaagaaaaaattatatttattagtgtatttgtatatatgtatatatatatatatatatatatatatatatatatatatatatatatatatatatatatatatatatatataaaggattTATCTAGACATCAACAGCTTATGCATGTTAAACATGGAATAACATATCATACAGTATAATATTACTCACCCTCAGGAGTGTTTTTTGTGTCTCTGCCTCATGCTCATGTCCTGCTGCTTCCACACACTGCTTCACTGCCTCGCCCAACAAATTCTTATCCTTAATCTCCCTCAGATAGTCGTCTGCTTTCTGGCTCTCTTTCTACACATATAGACATAATATTTACACATTCTCATATTACACCTCCATCCTGAACAAAGTTGTCGTTTGCAACAAAGTACAGGTCGACCGATCTTATTTTACTGATACTGgtagctaggttggattgtacttagcaataaccaattaatcaaccaaaagtttttttaaatagatactgaataaaaaacaaagagaacaaatagtactgaactttattaccaaaagaaaaaacacagtacTGAAATTGGGCTAAacgaaataaatataaatatattaattaacaaatataaatctataattaatcaattgtaaatattacaatatagcgcacgtaaaaaaaaacataatgtgctgtcagtgattcgcctctagaggccgctctcgtaatgacagagGACTGATAAACCTGATAGCTGATAATTCCATCaatcaaaaaaacacacacacaaaaaaaaaacatcatgaataataaaataataataataccattaATATTCACCACACTCCCACCTCATATTCTTTGTGAGCCTCCAGCAGCAGTGCTCCAGGAGCCATTGAGGCGATCTTAAAGATTTCTTCACAGGCATCTACCAAACAAGGCAAAATTTATGTGTATTATTTGTACCCTAATTACAAAAACTGTGCAtaattgcatgtgtgtgtgtgtgtgtgtgtgtgtgtgtgtgtgtgtgtgtgtgtgtttcaaccTGGCACCTCCTGCAAAAGTTCATGATTAATAGCGTTGATGATTCGAACACTGTCGAGCTCTGGGACCAGAATGGAGTCGTCTTCAAGGTGGTATGGGATGGTGTCTTTACACACTCCTACTACTAGCAAGTACCGATCCCACATGATCACCACTGAGGGCTGCTGACTTTTAGGCCTGCGACACCTTCAGAGAAATAAATCgagaaaacaaaattatatataatttatatgcaTATAATGTATGCACATGGTGTCTGGTGTCTGTTGGGGTCAATCGCATGTGtaataaatcatttgaaaacaaatcatgaaaaggttttggatttgttaaggGCAAATTGATGATGTAGATAAAATAACCTTCATGTTTCTGTCCAAACACCAACTTTTTTTGCTTGCCGAAATATTAAAGAGTGGCATCTTAAGTGTTTTCCCAGACCACCACAGATATTTAGATATACAGATTATATAGAAATCCAACACACttcataaaaaaactttttttaacttACCATGCCATCTGTCTGGGTGGATTTCTGACTTTGGTCTCAACTTCACtgagtttttcctgcaggtATAAATGTTAAGTGAGTTTTCTGACCTTTACAGCAACAAAAAGTCAAAGGAATCGGTGAAATGTGTGTTATTTCACTAGGTGGCGTGACTGTGAGGTACGAGGTGGTGTGAAACAATTTAGAGACTAGCTTTGTAACAGGCTAACAGatagcacactccttctctcgTCATTCACGGAGATGCAAGCCAATCCTGGGTGTCTGTGAGCTCaggtatgtggaagagggcagatagcactTGTGTGAAAAAGATCTCTCTGGTTCAAATACTCTTTTGGGGACTACTTCCTGTAATACAAGCGACGTGTCGTACATTCTGCATGTATATTAAGCAATATAGCTGAGTACTATATTCAATACGTACCCTCAGGTTAGTGGAACCCATCCAAACATGGCCCGAGTCAGTAAACAGTGCCAGGTACTTATAGCTGAATGACACACACATGTGTACTATACTGTTGGCTTGAGAAGAGAGGCCTGGAGggctctgaaacacacacacataagtcAGCACTTATAAATTGTCTTCTGCATTTACTATAAACTGATATgagagtgtgtttatgtgtgtagcaGCTCCTAACCACAGCAGTGCAGGCGCCATAATCCAGAATATAAATATCAGCACCATTTGCCACCAGGATTTTACTTTGTCTGTCTTGGGTAAGCACTGCCCAGCAAGATGGCgccccctggagacctggagtaTAACCATTAATAGAATAATTTTCAAGATTTAAGATatgctaaagaaataaaatataaaaagaataaaagggtGCTCACCTGGTACCTCAGGTAACCTTTTTAGCTTCAGATCATCAATATTAGTTGCCAGCGTAAACCGGGATGCTCCTGTTAGTATAGCAACTCCAGTTCCATAGGGCGAATGGAAGACCTTGGCCTCCACAACCTGGCTTTGTCCCACCTCCTAGTTGCAGAGAGAATTAGAAATTAGATGTATTTTCACTCTAATTTCACCTCGACGTAAAAAATAACACATTGGCTAATCGTCGGCACATGGACTGATACGTGTGAAATCATCCTGAGACAAAGCACAAGGGTGGTTTGTCAGATCTTACATTGCCCATGCTGAAGTGTCTCTTAAAATCACCAAAAAGGTCGTAGATGAGAACGGTGCCATCTTCCTGAATGCACAGGAGATCGTCACACACCGTCCAGCCCAGCTGTTTCACCACACCACTCTTCCactgcacaaacacaacacaaacacgtTAATCAAACCTGCTCCTGCAAACACTTAATCTCACTTCCCAATTATTTGTCACGTGGTATTTACCGGAAAGCTGGCAAGAGTTCCTCCAGAAGAAGAATAGATCTCTAACTGGGGCCGGGCGTTGGGAGAGCGGCGCTGAGGCTCCCTCAGAAGAGCTGAGACAGATATAAGACAGGTCGTCATCAGAATTGTgaagtggttaagatgttggacttctgatcggaaggtcatgagatCATATCCCAGCCTAACCAAGTTGCCATTGCTGGACCCTTAAACCTTAACTGCTTAGGTGCATGGCTATTgatgtttttaacatttataaatttataagTCGATTGAAATAAGGGGGCCTTTTTTTGCCCCACATAAAGCTTTTTTGAACAGTTTTTCATCATAAATGTCTATCTGACCAATAATATTGTATTCATATcacacaaaatgcaaataatataaCAAGAAGCTTGTGAAAGCTCAGGAGTCTTGTCTGAGTGCTAACTTGAATTTAATAGGTTTTATTTagcataaaaataatgttcatttGGATTTGATGTGTTCTATGGTGGAAGTAAAAAAACCTCTATGGCTCTTATAAAGACACAAATAGTATTGCACATAATAAACATTAATCAACGAACAATGTTACAGACAAAAGGAGCTTAGACTGTGATGTAcaattatacacatacataaaacaataaagctGACCTAACATGATTTGTCTTGAGGATGTAAAATGGATCAGTAATCTCATCGTGATTTGTTGacgataaaaaaatgaatataagaattgtcaattaaataaaaatctaataaagaAAAGCAGCTCCAGTGTCCATAACTTACCGATTGGCCCACCGTATGGAGCTGCAGCTATCAAACAGTCTCTGAGACCATCCTTCAGATTCCAGCCCATCTCATACAGCTCAAACTTCCTGTTAATTGtgcaaaagaaattaaaatcatTGCAAAGATAAATAATATGAAGAACTTTTATCATGCACAACAGAAAGGACTTTATGTGTATAGACAAGAATTCAATCAACATCAAAGAAGACAACAAATACACCAAAATAATAAGATGCACTACATAGTAATAATTTGAAATATGTGTAAATGCCAGGTTTATACAAGAACATGTTTTATATTCTACTGCATGACAGCAATgaagcatcatcatcatcatcatcatcatttgcaTCAGCAGCATCGTCCCATTATTacaggaaaatatatttttaataattattggtACACATTCTGTAATGATAAACAATGTTTTCTAACAAATTTATAATCGTAATAATTTTATCGTCTGATAAACttcaacttttttatttgtCGTAATAACAAGCTACGATTCTTTGGTAATAACGAAATAATTTCCTCGTAATAAAGATATTAAATGAAATGCTGCTGGggatttttactttctttcattttgcaCATTATACCTGTGTAcagaatattaattataattaaaaaaaaaaaaaattttccaaTGACAAAGATTTGAtccactcatttatttattcgatCCAATTTATTTAAATCCAATTCCCTGCTGATCATGACGTCACCACCCCTGTCACATGACCGCCCAGAGTTCCATTACTTACCCAATGATCTGCACATTTTCAGCAGTAATTGTCCAAAGCAGTCATTTGCTTTGCTTTTACACGTTCGATCGAGTTTAAAAGCATTAACATTTCATGATACTTATTtggttattttgttttaaatgataaataatctactataaacagctgtgtgtgattttaccTGTAAAAATTCTCCCCAAGAGGATTCCAGTTGGCGGTGACAAAAGCCATGTTTTTTCTTATAATCCGGAGTAGATCTGGATGATTCTGGATGATTTCCTTATCAGTTTGTGCGTTTAATTATGCTTATTTGTCGGATTTGTTGTTGACTTCCTCCTCCATTATGTTTttcctcatcttcttcttcgcctGTTATTCGGGATTTGATGTCATGCAGTAACACTGCGCATGTCTGCGCCCTCTGCTGGACGGAGTTGGGAATCAAACGAGACACAGcaacagaatcagaatcagaatcaggtttattgtccaagtgtgttgacacacacaaggaatttggttccagctgttagttaCTCTCaaagtacaaacataaataaaaactatacattcagcttggactatacaagacaaaacagacaagacaagacaaaaacagactatacaagacaatacaaacAACATTACAGAGGTTCAAGATATTTATCCAGCTGAATGTCTTAAATTTAAGTTTTACATACCTGTACGTTTTATAAACTAAAAATAGTTCTgcaattattgtaatattttcttCCCTAGGATTATTTTGGAAAGAATTAGTTatatgttcattaaaaaaactggGATGTCTGACAGACATCTGTGCGtctgatgtgtgtttttatttccacaaggattttttttaagtaaaaaataataataatacattatactaTTAAAATAAGTAGGCTTCTTAATCTTTAATCATttctaaatgattttaaatataatgattttatataaactTAGGAAATGGATGGTAAAATGGAAAATATGGTGGcattgaaatataataaatagataaacaaacaaaaaaaaataaaagatacataaaataaaatgcataaaataatagTATAAGATAAACCCTAATGGCCCACTCTTCTGTCCATTATGTACTATTTTATCTGATTTCCCTTATCTGAGTGGTCTTACATAGTAGAGCAGCTGCTCTCTGTAGAGATCCCAGTTATCTACATGAAGATACTGAGCAGCTCAAGAaccatgaggatggatttggactgtaattgataTTAATCGCCTGCTACAATGGCTTGGGAATGAAATTTGTATGCACAGCATTTGAGGACCAATCACAGAACAGTACACCTCAttatggaactgtaataaatgcacatttggtgtcacccagttgaggatggattcccttttgAATCAGTTattagtggtggacagtaaccgAGTAAATGTACAGTCAAAACGTGACCTACGACCACTCGACTAATGACATTTCGGAGATTCGacggtcaaaaaaaaaaaattttttgaaaaattaaaaaaaagaacgtaTAAACCTTCTCGACTAATGGCGTGATAACGACCCGTATCTATGTCGTAAATTGGCGTCTACCTATAATTTGTTACTGCACTTAACTAGTGTTTTCGTGTATCTGCTCTTTATTGAAGTTATTTTCATTCAAGGAGACGTTTACTTGAACTTCACTAcaattcaaagtcaaatatctcacttttaactcaaatacatttaacaaaatCAATTGATCAGTGgataaaaacatacatataggcactaaacttataaaattatactttataaactatttatgcctgaaaatctgctttgggacaatgtcaatTATTAATAAAGCTATAAAAATGCAACTGAAGTGAATTTTTGCCCATTAAAACgacataaaacaaaccaaacaatttgtttttctgtttggaGACATAATAATCACTTTTCCCGCGTTGAGAAACATGGAAGAGTCCATTCTGGATTTAAAATGGGGGTAACCAATTTGTCCTAAAGCGTCACAAATAACGCATGGTTTCGAATTGTATGATTTTTCtcttataaatacaaataaatctgaCCTAATTTTATTGATTGGTTTGTTTTCCGAACCGAGGGCCTGTTGCGTATTTTAGATTATTACTTCGACCCCTTTGACTTGTTGCATGTAAAGTACCTCAGCCTCGGCGTTTTTTTTCTtcgctttttatttttctccctccCGTGTTTTATacaagacatttttttacagAGGGAAGACATTTTCCTCTTAGACGAGTCTTGTATTAgatattactattttatttggatttacaCTGTATTTTTCTGGTCAAACATCCACCCCATGTCAAGcctgagagagatggagagcgACGCGGGTGTAAGTCCCAGTGCTAAGCTAACTTCGAACCTGCTCACACTGCGCGCGAGCTATTTAAGCgttagctattttttttttaaattagtttaaataTCGCGTGCGCGACCGTTACTTTGTAACCGTTTCTTTTGTAACGGTCAACTAGCGATAATGTTGCGCCTGGTATCGAATTATCGCTTCACCGCGGTGGGTTTTGTCACGATTTTTTACATGAACTATCATTTTCTGTTAGCAAATTATTACGTCTGCAATTATTTTCCtaaattgttaaaatatatataatcgaGTGAATCGACACAATTTACAATCGAGTAAATCCACACTTTGGACAGTAAGGTTAGAAGAGTAATtcggtttttttgtgttttttttagcataaagAATAATCAATTATAGCATTAAGAAAATTGAAGTAACAGTTTTTTTGTTGCAAGTGTCATTTACAGACTTAATCCTAATACATATATactgacttatgttttaatatacttttttcGTTAATATGTGTTAATGTTTTAAcgattcccaatagtctatacTCTTCATCTGTATTGAGGCCTTCAGAATTAACAGTAGCTTCAAATCCATGACAATGCCTGCCTTTCTAGCAGGTGTGCAATAACTTCAACATTTTCACACCCTTTAATTGCATGTTCAGAGTTTGCAAACCGCATTTGTAGCAAACTGcgcaattataaatatattagtgtAGATTTAACAGCCATTATTTCCATTATTATTAGGAAAGTTCAGTCAAAGCCCAGAAAAAAACgtacttgtttttttacatacttGTTATTCACAACAACTTTCCGGTGTGTAGCGTGAAGACCCGGTGAAGATAGATGCCAAGCAGACAGACGCtgaatttgcataaagcatcaatatttgtacatttagaacagataaaaatgtgattgAGTTGCGATTGATCGTAAGTTAACTCACGGCAATTGTGCGATTAAtcgtgaataaatatataaatcgattgacagcctatatttacatgtatatatgtatttgagCTCATTTTTTAACTAATTTCTCTGTGTAATCAGACCCAGACCAGTTCTAATTCAGTGAGTCCGACACCTCCAGTACTGACCCATGCTGACCCGGATATCCACTTCGGCACAGTTATTCCAAACCGCATCTTTGTTGGAGGGATTGATGccaaagtaagtgtgtgtaccGTACGGTATGGATTACCATATTTCTCATTGTGATATCTGAAATGTTTATGCATAGATGTTTCTTTGATAAAGAGAATTAATCTCTTTGacttgtgtacgtgtgtgtgtgtgtgtttagactaATGAGAACGATCTCAggcgttttttttcccattatgGGACAGTTAAGGAAGTGAAGATTGTTGTTGATCGTGCTGGAATGTCCAAGGGGTAGGTGCATTCTGATTGTTTCAGTATGTGAGTTTTAAACCCTTTCTTTTACTATCTCTATATCTTAtttactttgtgtgttttttccctgtAGGTATGGATTTGTGACTTTTGGGACTCCAGAGGATGCACAGAAAATTCTTCATGAAGCAAGTGTATGttctgaatatgaatatatttgttatgtttagggtttttaattttcttttaatctaTGTATAGATTGGATGTACATGATAATGAATATGATATGAATGAAAAGGAATGTGCATTATGTGGGTTAGTTCATGCCAAAGTTTTCAATAAGACTTTTAATGTGAATCTTTTAGGTTAAATGATCCTGTAATTTATTTAGAGATAATTAGGTAGTGTCATATTTAGTCATTTCTTGTTCTATATAAGTGAATCATTTGAAttagtctttctttttctctttgtctttctcagACTAATAGACTGTGTTATCGGGATAAGAGGCTGAACATCGGACAGGCCGTCCGAAAGCAGCAAGTGGCCACGCGCTGTATGAATAAGTCATCGCATCCCATGCATGAATaatcacaatataatacaaGTCGTAACAGGATGTCGTATGGtcctgtgtgtttttaaagCAGGTGGTTACACCGTGGCAGGTTCCAGCCCTCCTCTGGTTCTGCCAGCACCATTTGGTGCTATGCACATGACCACGCCCACTGGATATCCCTACACCTACTACAATGGAGTGGCCTATTTCCACAACCCAGAGCCGAATACACACCCATCACACTGGCCTGCTGTGAGTTtagcacacactcacattgCACTCAGGGTCAAACAGAAACACATCTTTTATACATGTAAACTTACACATGGCATTAAATCAAATTCCTGCAA
It encodes:
- the vps16 gene encoding vacuolar protein sorting-associated protein 16 homolog; amino-acid sequence: MAFVTANWNPLGENFYRKFELYEMGWNLKDGLRDCLIAAAPYGGPIALLREPQRRSPNARPQLEIYSSSGGTLASFPWKSGVVKQLGWTVCDDLLCIQEDGTVLIYDLFGDFKRHFSMGNEVGQSQVVEAKVFHSPYGTGVAILTGASRFTLATNIDDLKLKRLPEVPGLQGAPSCWAVLTQDRQSKILVANGADIYILDYGACTAVSPPGLSSQANSIVHMCVSFSYKYLALFTDSGHVWMGSTNLREKLSEVETKVRNPPRQMAWCRRPKSQQPSVVIMWDRYLLVVGVCKDTIPYHLEDDSILVPELDSVRIINAINHELLQEVPDACEEIFKIASMAPGALLLEAHKEYEKESQKADDYLREIKDKNLLGEAVKQCVEAAGHEHEAETQKTLLRAASFGKCFLSNFPPEPFVTMCRDLRVLNAVRDYTVGIPLTHTQFKQMTVQVLTDRLVYRKLYPLAIEICRYLKTPEYQGVSRVLKHWACCKVQQKEEADEIIAKTISLKLGDAAGISYSEIANKAYECGRTELAIKLLEFEPRSGEQVPLLLRMKRSQLALSKAIESGDTDLVYTVVTYLKNEMNRGDFFMTLRNQPVALSLYRQFCKHQEQDTLKDLFNQDDDHQELGNFHVKASYKEKRLEARIASLQSAVDEYNKAKNEFAAKATEEEMRLLRFQKKLEEDKGECLLGFSLHDTLCTLLSLGLHKQAEQLYKDFRVPDKRYWWLKLTALADKADWEELEKFAKSKKSPIGYMPFVEVCVKRNNRFEAKKYVSKVTPEQKVKAHLAVGDLEGAADAAIERRNEGEITTVLSHCSPGTDRALVERLNRAKTTATKK
- the LOC124384755 gene encoding protein boule-like isoform X4; this translates as MSSLREMESDAGTQTSSNSVSPTPPVLTHADPDIHFGTVIPNRIFVGGIDAKTNENDLRRFFSHYGTVKEVKIVVDRAGMSKGYGFVTFGTPEDAQKILHEASTNRLCYRDKRLNIGQAVRKQQVATRCGYTVAGSSPPLVLPAPFGAMHMTTPTGYPYTYYNGVAYFHNPEPNTHPSHWPASHTVPGSAVMVAHPSPPFFTPQAYHQHQGPSQCVNGPVPWAFPHVESPVPSTSSPLLYVQPAEMMYHTADPMENGCAQSGVPPMEAGVPEQGYMDHMAQPPYQICLSPLILAQGDGVKEPKFHTVIRSFSHSAFHLRPRYNRGPHYKHLRRDYRPDLQTSPPPPPPPPISSSPMQDALK
- the LOC124384755 gene encoding protein boule-like isoform X1, whose product is MSSLREMESDAGTQTSSNSVSPTPPVLTHADPDIHFGTVIPNRIFVGGIDAKTNENDLRRFFSHYGTVKEVKIVVDRAGMSKGYGFVTFGTPEDAQKILHEASTNRLCYRDKRLNIGQAVRKQQVATRSGGYTVAGSSPPLVLPAPFGAMHMTTPTGYPYTYYNGVAYFHNPEPNTHPSHWPASHTVPGSAVMVAHPSPPFFTPQAYHQHQGPSQCVNGPVPWAFPHVESPVPSTSSPLLYVQPAEMMYHTADPMENGCAQSGVPPMEAGVPEQGYMDHMAQPPYQICLSPLILAQGDGVKEPKFHTVIRSFSHSAFHLRPRYNRGPHYKHLRRDYRPDLQTSPPPPPPPPISSSPMQDALK
- the LOC124384755 gene encoding protein boule-like isoform X3, which produces MSSLREMESDAGTQTSSNSVSPTPPVLTHADPDIHFGTVIPNRIFVGGIDAKTNENDLRRFFSHYGTVKEVKIVVDRAGMSKGYGFVTFGTPEDAQKILHEASTNRLCYRDKRLNIGQAVRKQQVATRSGGYTVAGSSPPLVLPAPFGAMHMTTPTGYPYTYYNGVAYFHNPEPNTHPSHWPASHTVPGSAVMVAHPSPPFFTPQAYHQHQGPSQCVNGPVPWAFPHVESPVPSTSSPLLYVQPAEMMYHTADPMENGCAQSGVPPMEAGVPEGYMDHMAQPPYQICLSPLILAQGDGVKEPKFHTVIRSFSHSAFHLRPRYNRGPHYKHLRRDYRPDLQTSPPPPPPPPISSSPMQDALK
- the LOC124384755 gene encoding protein boule-like isoform X2 codes for the protein MLRLVSNYRFTATQTSSNSVSPTPPVLTHADPDIHFGTVIPNRIFVGGIDAKTNENDLRRFFSHYGTVKEVKIVVDRAGMSKGYGFVTFGTPEDAQKILHEASTNRLCYRDKRLNIGQAVRKQQVATRSGGYTVAGSSPPLVLPAPFGAMHMTTPTGYPYTYYNGVAYFHNPEPNTHPSHWPASHTVPGSAVMVAHPSPPFFTPQAYHQHQGPSQCVNGPVPWAFPHVESPVPSTSSPLLYVQPAEMMYHTADPMENGCAQSGVPPMEAGVPEQGYMDHMAQPPYQICLSPLILAQGDGVKEPKFHTVIRSFSHSAFHLRPRYNRGPHYKHLRRDYRPDLQTSPPPPPPPPISSSPMQDALK